The Leishmania donovani BPK282A1 complete genome, chromosome 8 genome has a segment encoding these proteins:
- a CDS encoding signal peptidase type I, putative, with amino-acid sequence MREHIDTLLSLRIRDVVQQVVTISLFLSVVLVGWRGAAVITNCEASIVVVLSGSMEPGYHRGDVLLLHHRPEYPVEVGDIIVYTLPGQDIPIVHRVHRIHERAEDHKKLYLTKGDNNMNDDRFLFHSGREWVEQDMIIGKTFAYVPRIGYLTIVFNESKVIKYVALALLGFFMLTSTQEL; translated from the coding sequence ATGCGCGAGCACATTGACACGCTGCTGTCCCTGCGCATCCGCGATGTCGTTCAACAAGTCGTCACTATCAGCCTCTTCCTGAGCGTCGTCCTCGTGggctggcgcggcgcggcggtgatCACCAACTGCGAGGCGAGCATCGTCGTGGTGCTGAGCGGGAGTATGGAGCCTGGCTACCATCGCGGCGAtgtgctcctgctgcaccatCGCCCCGAGTACCCGGTGGAGGTGGGCGACATCATCGTCTACACGCTGCCGGGACAGGACATTCCTATTGTGCACCGCGTCCACCGCATCCACGAGCGTGCCGAGGATCATAAAAAACTATACCTGACGAAGGGCGACAACAACATGAACGACGACCGCTTTCTCTTCCATAGCGGGCGGGAGTGGGTGGAGCAGGACATGATTATCGGTAAGACGTTTGCCTACGTGCCGCGCATCGGGTACTTGACCATCGTGTTTAACGAGTCGAAGGTTATCAAGTACGTTGCGCTGGCTCTCTTGGGCTTCTTTATGCTGACCTCCACACAGGAGCTGTAa
- a CDS encoding small ubiquitin protein, putative, with the protein MEHPEHTNQHPEGNNNTEAPAPVKAEAAAAVSAQQISLKVVNADGAEMFFKIKRGTQLKKLIDAYCKKQGISRGSVRFLFDGAPIDEMKTPEDLGMEDDDVIDAMVEQTGGCVVRQL; encoded by the coding sequence ATGGAGCATCCGGAGCACACCAACCAGCACCCGGAAGGGAACAACAACACCgaagcgccagcgccagtgaaggcggaggccgccgctgccgtatCGGCACAGCAGATCTCGCTGAAGGTCGTcaacgccgacggcgcggagATGTTCTTCAAGATCAAGCGAGGGACGCAGCTGAAGAAGCTGATCGACGCGTACTGCAAGAAGCAGGGCATCTCCCGCGGGAGCGTTCGCTTCCTCTTCGACGGCGCGCCGATCGATGAGATGAAGACGCCGGAGGATTTGGGGatggaggacgacgacgtgATCGACGCCATGGTAGAGCAGACCGGCGGGTGCGTGGTGAGGCAGCTATGA